A section of the Macadamia integrifolia cultivar HAES 741 chromosome 9, SCU_Mint_v3, whole genome shotgun sequence genome encodes:
- the LOC122089602 gene encoding pre-rRNA-processing protein TSR2 homolog, whose translation MAGFFNAEIEDGSIEEVAEQLMIMHENCLQGNYESVEKLRKSSSGAEAASQGRLMVNDDDEDESLADELSDMVMDDPKPRLNPSLEPMLEDVQRPRETVKAADGWTVVGRRQNKCKGLG comes from the exons atggcag GCTTTTTCAATGCGGAGATTGAAGATGGGAGCATTGAGGag GTAGCAGAACAGTTGATGATTATGCATGAGAACTGTCTGCAAGGCAATTATGAGTCAGTTgagaagttgaggaaatccaGCTCAGGGGCGGAAGCTGCATCTCAAGGCAGACTG ATGgtcaatgatgatgatgaagatgagagCTTAGCTGATGAATTATCAGACATGGTAATGGATGACCCAAAGCCAAGGTTAAATCCGAGTCTGGAACCCATGTTagaagatgtacaaagaccaaGAGAAACAGTAAAAGCTGCAGATGGTTGGACGGTGGTTGGTCGAAGGCAAAACAAGTGTAAGGGATTAGGATGA